A single window of Chitinophaga sp. XS-30 DNA harbors:
- a CDS encoding NUDIX domain-containing protein — protein MPVHQHIRVTAEAVALRFTSKDGFMVLLSKRSIPPHIFKWGLPGGFVGNDESLEDAAHREIRDETGLRADYLEQFRTFGAPDRDPRGRVLSVAHIALIKPAASRLIPGAGNKEAKWFPVRELPQMAFDHTEVISSALEYLRMRMRHEPLAFELLDAKFPVSELEKLYEWLYDRPVDRRNFQKKIHNLGLLSAEQEKLKHPLQGRPAQLYSFNREKFSELREKGTVVEIFA, from the coding sequence TTGCCTGTACACCAACACATCAGGGTAACAGCCGAAGCAGTAGCACTTCGCTTTACCTCGAAAGACGGTTTTATGGTGCTGCTCAGCAAACGCAGCATTCCCCCGCACATTTTCAAATGGGGCCTTCCCGGAGGGTTCGTTGGTAATGACGAATCGCTGGAAGATGCCGCACATCGCGAGATCCGCGATGAGACCGGCCTCCGCGCAGATTATCTTGAACAGTTCCGCACTTTCGGCGCGCCGGACCGGGACCCGCGGGGACGGGTGCTTAGTGTCGCGCACATCGCCCTGATAAAACCCGCCGCCTCCCGCCTCATCCCCGGCGCAGGCAACAAGGAAGCAAAATGGTTTCCCGTTCGGGAACTGCCCCAGATGGCATTTGATCATACGGAAGTGATCTCATCCGCCCTGGAATACCTGCGCATGCGTATGCGCCACGAACCGCTGGCATTTGAACTGCTTGATGCCAAATTCCCGGTTTCCGAACTGGAAAAGCTCTATGAGTGGTTATATGACCGCCCGGTTGACCGCCGCAACTTCCAGAAAAAGATCCATAATCTTGGCTTGCTGAGCGCTGAACAGGAAAAGTTGAAGCATCCGTTGCAAGGCCGTCCCGCTCAACTATATAGCTTCAACCGGGAGAAATTCTCCGAATTGCGGGAAAAAGGCACGGTGGTGGAAATTTTTGCATAA
- a CDS encoding TlpA disulfide reductase family protein — translation MMRYFLIAWLAFAPALSFAQQITVLLPELKHTEKAYLISSWGWTDQKIIDSAAQQNGAFVFHHQVEEPSKVHIVIGHAGHDADARLIWLDNGQMLIKGRDSVKNAVVSGSPLNAEYARYYAGVLAPSEEAGLQMDAVFRAASPERQTLGLMDSLTTLLKRTWAERDSLKYIYIQHHPASYLSLEALSELAGKDPDVMKIRPVFEGLSPALKDSRKGKALAAALYEQGLTAVGAIAPDFTQQDVKGRPVTLSGFRGKYVLLDFWASWCGPCRAENPNVVEAYHKYRNSNFEIVGISLDDNREKWLKAIGDDKLNWVNLGDLKGWKNAVALQYHIRAVPANLLIGPDGVIIAKNLRGDALEQKLNEIFGRE, via the coding sequence ATGATGAGATACTTTCTGATAGCATGGCTGGCGTTTGCGCCCGCGCTGTCTTTTGCACAGCAGATAACCGTATTGTTGCCGGAATTGAAGCATACGGAAAAAGCGTATTTAATATCGTCCTGGGGCTGGACCGATCAGAAGATCATCGACTCTGCCGCACAGCAAAATGGCGCCTTTGTTTTCCATCATCAGGTGGAGGAGCCATCGAAGGTGCATATCGTGATCGGCCACGCCGGCCATGATGCAGATGCCAGGCTGATATGGCTGGATAACGGGCAAATGTTGATAAAAGGACGGGATTCCGTTAAAAATGCCGTGGTCTCCGGCTCTCCGCTCAATGCCGAATATGCCCGATATTATGCCGGCGTACTGGCGCCTTCGGAGGAGGCCGGCCTGCAAATGGATGCGGTTTTCAGGGCGGCATCACCGGAGCGGCAGACGCTGGGCTTGATGGACAGTCTTACCACGCTGCTGAAACGAACCTGGGCGGAGCGGGACAGCCTGAAATATATTTACATTCAACATCACCCGGCGTCTTATTTAAGCCTGGAGGCATTATCAGAGCTGGCCGGAAAAGACCCGGATGTGATGAAGATAAGACCGGTTTTCGAGGGCTTGTCTCCCGCACTGAAAGACAGCCGGAAAGGGAAGGCGCTGGCTGCTGCGTTGTATGAGCAGGGCCTGACGGCCGTGGGTGCAATAGCGCCGGATTTCACACAGCAGGATGTGAAGGGCCGGCCGGTGACGCTTTCCGGGTTTCGTGGAAAATATGTGCTGCTGGATTTCTGGGCAAGCTGGTGCGGACCATGTCGTGCGGAAAACCCGAATGTGGTGGAAGCCTATCACAAATACCGGAACAGCAACTTCGAGATAGTGGGCATTTCGCTGGACGACAACAGGGAAAAATGGCTGAAGGCGATCGGGGACGACAAGTTGAACTGGGTAAACCTGGGCGATCTGAAAGGATGGAAAAATGCGGTGGCCCTGCAATACCACATCAGGGCCGTTCCGGCAAACCTGCTGATTGGGCCGGATGGAGTGATCATCGCAAAGAACCTGCGGGGGGATGCGTTGGAGCAGAAACTGAATGAGATATTCGGGAGGGAGTAA
- a CDS encoding RagB/SusD family nutrient uptake outer membrane protein has product MRTIITSTIIAAALFAFTGCEKYLDNTKLPAGTIAGTDAYVSDNSVSAIVTGNFLSLTGSGVFSGATGSNIPYLTGLYTDELMPIATSNTTSLAFYANSITSANTSHWSNIYAKIFAVNATIEGIRSTSAVLYNKNQWLGESLFLRAFLYFYLVNLYGDAPLVLTTDYRTNGSMPRTPVNLVYAQIVQDLKDAEAMLSTGYRDGYGTATTHRVRPNKGAATAFLAKVYLYMKEWENAEIAATAVLTDPAYKLSPLSEVFLANNGINKETIWAIANKNDEKAFEYGFYNNAMPPVITNAPSSYLVLVAFNNTMLDAFETNDGRFSTWVRSTEYTGVTPAVTYHFPNKFRSNAAGAERAIFLRKAELFLIRAEARAQQSNIGGAQADLDSVRIRAGLLPTTAATQPGLLTAILKERKVELFTEFANRFFDLKRSGTIDAVMAAAAPLKDATWNSDKQLFPIPENDLLLNPSLTPNPGY; this is encoded by the coding sequence ATGAGAACGATCATAACAAGCACTATCATAGCCGCTGCTTTATTCGCTTTCACCGGCTGCGAAAAATACCTGGACAATACCAAACTGCCGGCAGGCACCATCGCCGGTACCGATGCCTATGTATCCGACAATTCCGTATCCGCCATAGTTACCGGCAACTTCCTGAGCCTAACGGGGTCCGGTGTTTTTTCCGGCGCCACGGGCTCCAATATCCCTTATCTTACGGGATTGTACACAGACGAGCTGATGCCCATCGCCACGAGCAATACCACCAGCCTCGCCTTTTATGCCAATAGCATCACATCTGCCAATACCAGCCACTGGAGCAATATCTATGCGAAGATCTTTGCGGTGAACGCCACCATAGAGGGTATCAGGAGTACATCGGCAGTGCTGTACAACAAAAACCAGTGGCTGGGAGAAAGCCTTTTCCTCAGGGCATTCCTGTATTTCTACCTGGTGAATTTGTATGGAGATGCGCCATTGGTATTGACGACGGACTACCGTACAAATGGCAGTATGCCCAGAACACCGGTCAACCTGGTCTATGCGCAGATCGTGCAGGACCTGAAGGATGCGGAGGCGATGTTAAGCACCGGGTATCGCGACGGGTACGGGACCGCCACTACGCACAGGGTGAGGCCCAACAAAGGCGCGGCTACCGCTTTCCTGGCCAAAGTATATCTGTATATGAAGGAATGGGAAAATGCAGAGATCGCGGCCACTGCTGTATTGACAGATCCGGCCTACAAATTGTCCCCCTTAAGCGAGGTGTTCCTGGCGAATAATGGCATCAATAAGGAAACGATCTGGGCCATAGCCAACAAGAATGATGAAAAGGCCTTTGAATACGGGTTTTATAATAACGCAATGCCGCCCGTTATAACCAACGCTCCTTCGTCTTACCTTGTGCTGGTTGCCTTTAACAATACCATGCTGGACGCGTTTGAAACGAACGATGGCCGCTTTTCCACCTGGGTGCGGTCTACCGAATATACGGGCGTAACGCCAGCGGTTACCTACCACTTCCCCAATAAGTTCAGATCGAATGCTGCAGGCGCCGAACGCGCTATTTTTCTGCGTAAGGCCGAACTGTTCCTGATCAGGGCCGAAGCCCGTGCGCAGCAGAGCAACATAGGCGGCGCACAGGCCGATCTTGATTCCGTAAGAATCCGCGCAGGCCTGCTCCCCACAACAGCCGCCACACAACCCGGGTTGCTGACGGCCATTCTTAAAGAAAGAAAAGTGGAACTGTTCACCGAATTCGCCAACCGTTTCTTCGACCTCAAAAGGTCGGGGACCATCGATGCGGTAATGGCTGCAGCCGCGCCGTTGAAAGACGCCACCTGGAATTCTGATAAGCAGCTTTTCCCGATCCCGGAAAACGATCTGCTGCTTAATCCATCGCTTACACCTAACCCCGGTTATTGA
- a CDS encoding SusC/RagA family TonB-linked outer membrane protein, producing the protein MKLTAFCKAWDGLCMYLPGKGLFRSKWWLTMKLTAFILMVASLHVTAGAYSQKVTISASALSLEKVLDQIQEQTGYSFFWSDQLIAQAPVVTVHLKDASLMQALDLCLKGLPFIYEIKEPEKFVYIRPGKVMLPVLTAPHMDTTRIVTGKVTDERGQPLPGASIRVKGTNNAVSSDGKGNFRLKNVREQAVLIVSFIGYKEKELTLTNKNDIMVALPQSSSELDQVQVIGFGNTTTSKRFNTGNVTTITAEEIRKNPVNNVFEAIQGKVPGLFIQQVTGQPGGAFRLRLRSAANLATGAPPPLVVVDGVMYPGATLPLSANTSYGTASFLQGGNGLNYLNPNDIESISVLKDADATALYGTSGAYGVILVTTKKAKLGTSPTFNANVYTGVSVLGKTPPIMNTEQYLMLRREGLKNDGRTPSAMDKDINGTWPEDRYNDYRKDLLGSYAQTTNASISYSGGSQNTSYLVGGSFRNNGNIQRHRGSHTDGSIRLSLNSTTNDNKFSIMLAATYLSSGNDMVPMDFSSSISLAAPNGPPLFLPDGNISWEEGTNDLAGDISKIYKNVTNNLLGNGSLVYRPFNGLTLHADISYNEISSREFMAYPTTAKPPTYANAAAETHSLSNVYNVRTISFSPYAEFSTRVFSKGDLNIRTGGRLDNKLSFSNEIHGEGFASDALLSNPSVGTRVTTSFNETPYRSVGAYAVLKFIWDEKYIVNLNGRRDGSTKFGPGRKFGNFGSVALSWLFSEEKFFQGLAPFISFGKLRGSTGLIGGDAVGDFAYLSTYSAASGTYLGKTGLSPNRLANPLLSWEKNRKSEIGLELGFFDDRIYAEVSAYRNISSNQLINQPLNSVTGMSSMAVNSDATIRTSGWEASLNSLNIKHRNFRWSTRFNISIPKSRLVKLPVNTTLNANYVLDKPVTGVVLYNYAGINPETGYYSFITLDGTKGDYTSGLKNEDKTVFLDLAPAYYGGFQNSFTYKRWSLDVSFAYTKRLGKNMLAQTGFPLGYMGLNGGTFWLDRWQQPGDVTDVPKISADFSNWSRHFYYQASSGAYSDASYARLQNLSLRYNVKAALLQRMRIKDLSVYLQGQNLLTISGYDGLDPENLDAGTIPPMRVFTAGINLTL; encoded by the coding sequence ATGAAACTAACTGCTTTCTGCAAGGCATGGGATGGCCTGTGCATGTACCTGCCGGGTAAAGGTCTTTTCCGGTCCAAATGGTGGTTGACAATGAAACTCACAGCATTTATCCTGATGGTGGCCAGCCTGCATGTGACGGCCGGCGCCTATTCGCAAAAGGTCACGATTTCCGCATCCGCTTTATCACTGGAGAAAGTGCTGGATCAGATACAGGAACAGACCGGCTACTCTTTTTTCTGGTCCGACCAGCTGATCGCTCAGGCGCCGGTTGTAACGGTACACCTGAAAGACGCCTCGCTGATGCAGGCACTGGACCTTTGTCTGAAAGGGTTGCCATTCATCTACGAAATAAAAGAGCCGGAAAAATTCGTGTACATCCGGCCGGGGAAAGTGATGCTCCCGGTCCTTACTGCTCCGCATATGGATACAACGCGCATCGTTACCGGCAAGGTGACGGATGAACGCGGACAGCCGCTACCGGGCGCCAGCATCAGGGTTAAAGGGACCAATAACGCCGTGAGCAGCGATGGTAAAGGGAACTTCCGGCTGAAAAATGTCAGGGAGCAGGCAGTGCTGATCGTAAGTTTTATCGGATACAAGGAGAAGGAGCTGACGCTGACAAATAAGAACGACATCATGGTGGCCTTGCCGCAAAGTTCTTCGGAACTTGACCAGGTGCAGGTGATCGGCTTCGGCAATACCACCACATCCAAGCGGTTCAATACCGGCAACGTAACGACCATCACGGCGGAAGAGATCCGCAAGAACCCTGTGAACAACGTATTCGAAGCCATTCAGGGTAAAGTGCCGGGCCTGTTCATTCAGCAGGTGACCGGTCAGCCGGGCGGCGCCTTCAGGCTGCGGTTAAGAAGCGCGGCCAATCTGGCCACCGGCGCACCGCCGCCGCTGGTGGTTGTGGACGGCGTAATGTATCCCGGCGCCACATTGCCGCTATCTGCCAATACCAGTTATGGTACGGCATCCTTCCTTCAGGGCGGCAACGGCCTGAATTATCTTAATCCAAATGACATCGAAAGCATCAGCGTGCTGAAAGACGCGGACGCTACCGCATTGTACGGCACCTCGGGCGCATACGGGGTGATCCTCGTGACCACAAAAAAAGCAAAACTGGGAACATCGCCCACTTTCAATGCAAATGTATATACCGGCGTATCTGTATTAGGGAAAACACCGCCGATCATGAATACGGAGCAATATCTCATGTTGCGGCGCGAGGGACTGAAGAACGATGGCAGAACACCCTCAGCGATGGATAAGGACATCAACGGTACCTGGCCAGAAGACCGTTACAATGATTACCGGAAAGACCTGCTGGGCAGCTACGCGCAAACCACCAACGCTTCCATTTCCTACAGTGGCGGATCGCAAAACACCAGCTACCTTGTTGGCGGCAGCTTCCGGAATAACGGGAACATCCAGCGCCACCGGGGCTCTCATACAGATGGTTCAATACGGCTGTCGCTGAACAGCACGACGAATGACAACAAATTCAGCATCATGCTGGCGGCAACATATCTGTCATCCGGCAACGATATGGTGCCGATGGACTTTTCTTCTTCCATTTCGCTGGCAGCGCCCAACGGCCCTCCATTATTCCTCCCGGATGGCAACATCAGCTGGGAAGAAGGCACCAATGACCTGGCGGGCGATATCAGCAAGATATACAAGAATGTCACCAACAACCTGTTGGGGAATGGCTCCCTCGTGTACCGGCCTTTCAACGGGCTGACACTGCATGCGGATATCAGCTATAACGAGATCTCCAGCCGCGAGTTCATGGCATACCCCACTACGGCCAAACCGCCCACCTATGCCAATGCCGCCGCTGAAACGCACAGCTTGTCCAACGTATACAACGTACGCACGATCAGCTTTTCGCCTTATGCCGAATTTTCTACCCGGGTCTTCAGCAAAGGTGACCTGAATATCAGGACCGGCGGCCGGCTGGATAACAAGCTGTCCTTCTCCAACGAGATCCATGGCGAAGGTTTTGCGTCTGATGCGCTGCTGAGCAATCCTTCTGTCGGCACGAGGGTAACGACCTCCTTTAATGAAACCCCTTACCGCTCCGTAGGCGCTTATGCTGTGTTGAAATTCATCTGGGATGAAAAGTACATCGTCAACCTGAACGGGCGGCGGGATGGCTCTACCAAATTCGGGCCGGGCAGAAAGTTCGGCAACTTTGGTTCAGTGGCGCTCTCCTGGCTTTTCAGCGAAGAAAAATTCTTTCAGGGCCTGGCGCCGTTTATCAGCTTCGGGAAACTCAGGGGAAGCACGGGGCTTATCGGTGGTGATGCTGTGGGCGACTTTGCTTATCTCAGCACATACAGCGCAGCGTCCGGAACATACCTGGGCAAAACCGGCCTCAGTCCCAACAGGCTGGCCAACCCGCTGCTGAGTTGGGAAAAGAACAGGAAATCCGAAATAGGGCTGGAGCTGGGATTTTTTGATGACCGCATATATGCGGAGGTGAGCGCATACCGGAACATCTCATCCAACCAGCTGATCAATCAGCCCCTGAACAGCGTAACGGGCATGAGCTCCATGGCCGTGAACTCGGACGCTACCATCCGTACCAGCGGCTGGGAGGCCAGCCTGAATTCCCTGAACATCAAACACCGGAACTTCCGCTGGTCTACCCGTTTCAATATTTCCATTCCAAAAAGCAGGCTCGTCAAGCTGCCTGTGAATACCACACTGAACGCGAATTATGTATTGGACAAACCGGTAACCGGCGTCGTGCTGTATAATTATGCCGGCATCAATCCGGAGACCGGCTATTACAGTTTTATAACCCTGGATGGTACCAAAGGAGACTATACGAGCGGATTGAAAAATGAGGACAAAACCGTTTTCCTCGACCTTGCTCCTGCATATTACGGTGGTTTCCAGAACTCGTTCACCTATAAGAGATGGTCGCTGGACGTTTCTTTCGCGTACACAAAGCGGCTGGGAAAGAATATGCTGGCGCAGACAGGTTTCCCGCTGGGTTACATGGGCCTTAACGGCGGTACGTTCTGGCTGGACCGATGGCAGCAGCCGGGGGATGTTACGGACGTACCGAAAATCAGCGCGGACTTCAGCAACTGGTCGAGGCACTTCTACTACCAGGCCAGCAGCGGGGCTTACAGCGACGCCTCGTATGCAAGGCTGCAGAACCTGAGCCTGCGGTATAACGTGAAAGCCGCCCTGCTGCAAAGAATGCGGATAAAAGACCTGTCCGTGTACCTGCAAGGGCAAAACCTGCTGACCATATCCGGTTATGACGGCCTCGATCCTGAAAATCTGGATGCGGGAACTATCCCGCCCATGCGTGTATTCACCGCGGGCATCAATCTTACTTTATAA
- a CDS encoding FecR family protein, whose amino-acid sequence MNLPEDINQAIEHYNAGVATAAERKLLQEFYASFETESTEVDADTLAGRAQLEAQSLAYIHMRIRKARTFSIYKKLAVAAAVLAIAAIAYFWFRPSPPALQLADHAPGTLKATLTLANGAQIALDDAANGHLAEQNGVKIMKVDSGRLAYAQPSANSGMLAYNILSTPRGGQYQVDLPDGTRAWLNAASSIRYPVAFSGEERRVEITGEVYFEVAGNAGQPFVVKAREAMVEVLGTRFNVMAYKEEPAIQTTLLEGAVRIGQTVLKPGQQGALGVTGVWAVREVDTRQATAWLHGQLSMKYLDVAAFMRQVSRWYDVDVVFEGNIPEMSFSGSISRSVHLSLVIKALNDNGLPVEWTNGKLIVKGTIP is encoded by the coding sequence ATGAATTTACCAGAAGATATCAACCAGGCAATCGAACATTATAACGCCGGCGTGGCCACTGCTGCAGAAAGAAAGCTGCTGCAGGAATTTTATGCTTCTTTTGAAACGGAAAGCACGGAAGTGGATGCGGACACACTGGCGGGCCGCGCACAGCTGGAAGCGCAATCGCTTGCCTATATACACATGCGTATCCGCAAAGCCCGCACCTTTTCCATTTACAAAAAACTGGCTGTTGCTGCGGCAGTGCTTGCCATCGCTGCTATCGCCTATTTCTGGTTCAGACCGTCACCGCCGGCCCTGCAGCTGGCTGACCATGCACCCGGCACCCTCAAAGCCACGCTCACCCTCGCCAATGGCGCACAGATCGCACTGGATGATGCCGCCAATGGGCACCTGGCGGAACAGAACGGAGTGAAGATCATGAAAGTGGACAGTGGTCGCCTTGCCTATGCACAGCCATCCGCAAATTCAGGCATGCTCGCCTACAATATATTGTCCACCCCACGAGGCGGGCAGTATCAGGTAGATTTACCGGACGGTACCCGCGCATGGCTCAATGCCGCCAGCTCCATCCGTTATCCGGTGGCGTTCAGCGGTGAGGAAAGAAGAGTGGAGATCACCGGGGAAGTATATTTCGAAGTGGCCGGGAATGCCGGCCAACCTTTCGTTGTAAAAGCCCGTGAGGCCATGGTAGAGGTACTGGGTACCCGCTTCAACGTCATGGCATATAAAGAAGAGCCGGCCATACAGACCACATTGCTGGAAGGCGCTGTGCGTATCGGGCAAACCGTGCTGAAACCCGGGCAACAGGGAGCGCTTGGCGTAACGGGGGTTTGGGCGGTGAGAGAAGTGGACACCCGGCAGGCAACCGCATGGCTGCACGGGCAATTATCCATGAAATATCTGGATGTTGCTGCGTTCATGCGCCAGGTATCCCGCTGGTACGATGTGGATGTGGTTTTTGAAGGAAATATTCCTGAAATGAGCTTCAGTGGCTCCATCAGCCGGAGTGTACACCTGTCGCTCGTCATAAAGGCATTGAATGACAACGGGCTGCCTGTAGAATGGACCAACGGCAAACTGATCGTAAAGGGGACTATACCATAA
- a CDS encoding RNA polymerase sigma factor yields the protein MYTALSDSELFLRVKQDDHRAFNEIHRRYWEKLMAISLQRVKDADTAKDIMQEVFISLWNNRHKTDIEKLENYLATAVKYLSLAYLRSGKKMRLIDEALPETLPDDVSVDQLLYTKDLLAIILEETNTLPPVRQLVFRYSRLEGYTIREIAYKLDLSPFTVKSHLTKALSHFRKVLKVITILFKI from the coding sequence ATGTACACAGCGCTAAGCGACAGCGAGCTCTTCCTGCGGGTGAAACAGGATGATCACCGTGCTTTCAACGAAATACATCGCCGTTATTGGGAGAAACTGATGGCGATATCCCTGCAGCGTGTAAAGGATGCCGATACGGCAAAGGACATCATGCAGGAAGTCTTCATCAGCCTCTGGAACAACCGGCATAAAACCGACATCGAAAAGCTGGAGAATTACCTGGCTACCGCCGTCAAATATCTATCCCTCGCATATCTCCGCTCCGGAAAAAAAATGCGGCTGATAGATGAAGCGCTTCCGGAGACATTGCCGGATGACGTTTCCGTTGACCAGCTGCTGTACACCAAAGATCTGCTGGCTATCATCCTGGAAGAAACCAATACCCTGCCGCCGGTCCGGCAGCTGGTATTCCGTTACAGCCGGCTGGAAGGGTACACCATCCGGGAGATCGCCTATAAACTCGACCTATCCCCCTTTACCGTGAAAAGCCACCTCACCAAAGCCCTCTCTCATTTTCGCAAGGTGCTTAAAGTCATCACCATACTATTTAAGATATAA
- a CDS encoding polymerase: MRKTITAVSLLILAGSVKAQDTIRLRKSSLFPLPVVGYSPEKGFEFGVAALYSYYADKKDPSPLTRNSTASVLATFTTRNQFKFDARSENWTRGNDYHFKTNFRYHNFPFYFFGLGDSTQYDNRSLVGNKRYKLLLEAEKRVTSHFYAGLSLQYQHDRFTADDEKGAYPMASLQDKEGGHVTFIGVTGVFDNRDNQNYTTHGSFFRFNVAYAPAFLSKHPLWRLEAKANHFFPLSPKSTLGLNAYGHSLQGETLPFYLLPELGNDNIMRGYYTGRYRGQNYLAAQAEYRYLIDPKIRIKLWFLDLQPTFALAGFAGAGSVTGNRDFSFSRLKPNYGLGIRYFYDKVSRLTVRLDYGWGEKRPGEKRQGGFYLSLAEAF, from the coding sequence ATGCGTAAAACCATAACAGCAGTCTCCTTATTGATACTGGCCGGTTCCGTGAAAGCACAGGACACCATCCGGCTGCGCAAAAGCAGCTTGTTCCCCCTGCCGGTCGTCGGGTATTCCCCGGAGAAGGGGTTTGAGTTCGGCGTCGCCGCGCTGTATTCCTATTACGCAGATAAAAAAGACCCTTCCCCGCTGACCCGGAACTCCACCGCCAGTGTGCTCGCTACTTTCACCACCCGCAACCAGTTCAAGTTCGACGCCCGCTCCGAGAACTGGACGAGGGGCAACGACTATCATTTCAAAACCAATTTCCGCTACCATAATTTCCCTTTCTATTTCTTCGGACTGGGAGACAGTACACAGTACGACAACCGCTCACTTGTGGGGAACAAACGCTACAAGCTCCTGCTGGAAGCTGAAAAGCGCGTCACCAGTCACTTCTACGCGGGCCTTTCCCTGCAATACCAGCATGACAGGTTCACAGCCGATGATGAAAAAGGCGCTTATCCGATGGCAAGCCTGCAGGACAAGGAGGGAGGGCATGTTACCTTCATCGGTGTCACGGGCGTCTTTGACAACCGGGATAACCAGAACTATACTACCCACGGTTCCTTTTTCCGCTTCAATGTGGCATACGCACCGGCTTTTCTGAGCAAACACCCGCTCTGGCGCCTGGAAGCGAAGGCCAATCATTTCTTCCCCCTCTCCCCCAAAAGCACGCTGGGCCTGAACGCCTACGGGCATTCGTTGCAGGGGGAAACGCTGCCTTTTTACCTGCTGCCGGAACTTGGGAACGATAATATTATGCGCGGCTACTATACCGGCCGATACCGCGGACAGAATTACCTGGCGGCACAGGCGGAATACCGTTACCTGATAGATCCGAAGATCCGCATCAAGCTGTGGTTCCTCGATCTGCAACCCACTTTTGCACTTGCGGGCTTTGCAGGGGCCGGTAGCGTTACAGGGAACCGTGACTTTTCCTTTTCGCGGCTGAAACCCAACTATGGCCTGGGCATCCGTTATTTCTATGACAAGGTTTCTCGTCTCACCGTGCGGCTGGATTACGGTTGGGGTGAAAAGCGGCCGGGAGAGAAGCGCCAGGGCGGGTTTTATCTTTCGCTGGCAGAAGCCTTCTGA
- a CDS encoding DUF4377 domain-containing protein, protein MKRIFWLSMLAGVFSSCQNNPKTAATQDTINTVTASPDGYYETSLPAASSPGRMIALTLRPTGDAVMLTDYLNQAPEIVQIGNWKMSDDTVLLSMVTVGSGDPVKDSLRFRLSDSSLIYEGQAYGEQGLKLTRREKPAPAEKTLLIWVKSEAECDRGPGFGKTKCYEVQYGNKRGDTWEKLSEPIDGFSFEQGFIYQLEVRRIPRDGRIQDIGAYEYRLARVLIKEKA, encoded by the coding sequence ATGAAACGAATCTTTTGGCTATCCATGTTGGCCGGGGTGTTCTCCTCGTGCCAGAACAATCCTAAAACCGCCGCCACGCAGGATACGATCAATACCGTTACCGCATCGCCGGACGGGTATTACGAGACCAGCCTCCCTGCCGCGTCCTCCCCCGGGCGGATGATCGCGCTCACATTAAGGCCAACCGGCGATGCCGTAATGCTGACAGACTATCTGAACCAGGCCCCGGAAATAGTGCAGATCGGTAACTGGAAGATGTCTGACGATACGGTGTTGCTGTCTATGGTAACGGTGGGCAGCGGAGACCCGGTAAAGGATTCCCTGCGTTTCCGGCTGTCGGACAGCAGCCTCATTTACGAGGGGCAGGCTTATGGGGAACAGGGCCTGAAGCTCACGCGCAGGGAAAAACCGGCGCCGGCGGAAAAAACGCTGCTGATCTGGGTGAAAAGTGAAGCTGAATGCGATCGTGGCCCGGGCTTCGGCAAAACAAAATGTTATGAAGTGCAATACGGCAATAAACGCGGGGATACCTGGGAAAAGCTCTCTGAGCCGATCGACGGTTTTTCGTTCGAACAAGGGTTTATCTACCAGCTGGAAGTCCGCCGCATTCCCCGCGACGGCCGGATACAGGATATCGGCGCTTATGAATACCGCCTTGCGAGGGTGTTGATCAAAGAGAAAGCATAA
- a CDS encoding DUF4241 domain-containing protein gives MKCLQNLFRRSGVKRVRHSGIDYGRYFERARGEDSHLECRFLGKLVLPSGFVVACDPLLGLQDTLPFTRRMAPGEYPVSVVLAGHRNNRRNALIKMMFSDKRAIHWELAMVPGLSGTSREGGAQFYGFTAEAGIGCLCDAYSQKHYNRYLDSFFRDHPEGDIYDSLFAEAFNRRNHTDREGSCFNFYLPSRPRLNVIMFNTGYGDGIYPAYWGISKEGEVCSLVIDFLVL, from the coding sequence ATGAAATGTTTGCAAAATCTGTTCAGGAGGAGCGGCGTCAAAAGGGTCAGGCATTCCGGCATTGATTACGGGAGATATTTTGAAAGGGCCAGGGGAGAAGATTCCCATCTGGAATGCCGTTTTCTGGGTAAACTGGTGTTGCCGAGCGGCTTTGTGGTAGCCTGCGACCCGCTCCTGGGGCTGCAAGACACCTTGCCGTTCACCAGGCGCATGGCGCCGGGGGAATATCCGGTTTCCGTGGTGCTGGCAGGCCACCGGAACAACCGGCGCAATGCATTGATCAAAATGATGTTCTCCGACAAACGGGCCATTCATTGGGAACTGGCTATGGTGCCCGGGCTGAGCGGGACCTCCCGGGAAGGGGGCGCGCAGTTTTATGGGTTTACGGCGGAGGCGGGCATCGGCTGCCTTTGTGATGCGTATTCGCAGAAACACTACAATCGCTATCTGGACAGTTTCTTCCGCGATCATCCGGAGGGTGATATTTACGATTCGCTCTTTGCCGAAGCATTTAACCGGCGAAATCATACGGACAGGGAGGGAAGCTGTTTTAATTTCTATCTTCCATCCCGTCCGCGCCTCAACGTGATCATGTTCAATACCGGCTATGGGGATGGCATTTATCCTGCATACTGGGGCATTTCAAAAGAAGGCGAGGTATGCAGCCTGGTCATTGATTTTCTGGTGCTATAA